The genomic window AGAAGTCCCAGCTTAAAGAGATCAAACATTTGCTCGGAGACGAAGGGATCGTAGATACGCTGGTCCATGGCTTCTGCCAGTGGCTTCTCCGCCTCGAAATGTTGCCATGCCCAGTCCACGAGATTCATTTCTCCCCCACCATTGTGAGCTTCTCTTCCTGTGGCAAGCTCCAGGAGGACCACCCCAAAGCTATATACGTCGCTCTTCTCATTCACTTTCATGGTGTATGCGCATTCTGAAACACACAACAACAGTTGTCGAACAGAGTGAGTGAAAAATGGAACCTGCATGTTTGTGTATGAATATGAAGGTGCGAAAGAAAAGGATCCCGGCCTCACCTGGAGCCATGTAACCAAGCGAACCGGCGACTACTGAGACGGTTTCTGGTTCACCAGATCGGCCTATGAAGCGAGCCAACCCGAAATCTGCGATCTTGGGCTTCAACTCCTCGTCCAGGAGTATGTTGCTGCTCTTCACATCCCTGTGGATCACCGGCGGAGAGGAGCCATGGTGCATGTAGTGGAGCCCCTGAG from Nymphaea colorata isolate Beijing-Zhang1983 chromosome 6, ASM883128v2, whole genome shotgun sequence includes these protein-coding regions:
- the LOC116256895 gene encoding receptor-like protein kinase 7, translating into MDRRSGGRTSPSLRQRLTSSVVSATAHISADDTRLLVYEFMGNGSLHRWLHSSDSILNWPSRYRVAVGSAQGLHYMHHGSSPPVIHRDVKSSNILLDEELKPKIADFGLARFIGRSGEPETVSVVAGSLGYMAPECAYTMKVNEKSDVYSFGVVLLELATGREAHNGGGEMNLVDWAWQHFEAEKPLAEAMDQRIYDPFVSEQMFDLFKLGLLCTSKLPADRRPMNEVADILVRTAS